Proteins encoded in a region of the Moritella marina ATCC 15381 genome:
- a CDS encoding aminodeoxychorismate/anthranilate synthase component II translates to MSNTLFLLDNFDSFTYNLVDQFRSLGHDVKIYRNSISAEAIKQQIDACENDPIVVLSPGPGNPSEAGCLLELISLCRGQYPMIGICLGHQALVQQYGGVVGRAEEIMHGKASSINHDGQLMFAGLSQPLPVARYHSLVATEVPSSLTVNAEFNGMPMAIIQPEDKVIGFQFHPESILTSEGAALLKNTLAWATASTTSPKE, encoded by the coding sequence ATGAGCAACACCTTATTTTTATTAGACAACTTTGACTCTTTTACTTACAACCTAGTGGACCAGTTTCGCAGCCTAGGCCATGACGTTAAAATTTATCGTAATAGCATTAGTGCAGAAGCGATTAAGCAACAAATTGATGCATGTGAAAATGACCCAATTGTGGTACTTTCACCGGGTCCAGGTAATCCATCTGAAGCGGGTTGCTTATTGGAACTAATCAGCTTATGCCGTGGTCAATATCCTATGATTGGCATTTGCTTAGGTCACCAAGCTCTGGTACAACAATATGGTGGTGTCGTCGGTCGTGCCGAAGAAATCATGCACGGAAAGGCATCTTCAATTAACCATGATGGTCAGTTGATGTTTGCCGGTTTAAGCCAGCCACTACCGGTTGCCCGTTATCACTCATTAGTGGCAACCGAAGTACCAAGCAGCTTAACGGTTAATGCCGAATTTAACGGTATGCCAATGGCCATTATTCAGCCAGAAGACAAAGTGATAGGCTTCCAATTTCATCCAGAATCAATATTAACCAGTGAAGGCGCTGCGCTGTTAAAAAATACCCTAGCATGGGCTACAGCATCAACGACAAGTCCTAAGGAGTAG
- the trpD gene encoding anthranilate phosphoribosyltransferase yields MEHTHTTPAATTIAEILEKLYANQVLTIAESETVFTAVVQGEMDPIVLSSVLTALKIRGEQPDEIAGAAQALLAAATPFPAVDELHADCCGTGGDNMNTINISTTAAFVAAACGLKMTKHGNRSVSSKSGSSDLLEAFGINLTQTPEQAKACLDELGICFLFAPQYHAGIRHAMPVRQTLKTRTIFNLLGPLLNPTRPQVQLMGVYDESLILPIAETMDKLGVQRALVVHGSGLDEVALHGETKVAELNNGMITEYTISPEDFGVARYDVAELRGGDAAENKVIIERLLSGHGTDAQKAAVAINVSALLMVAEIATDFKHGTELAMAAIDNGSALALINQLAAKSQQA; encoded by the coding sequence ATGGAACACACACACACAACACCAGCGGCAACAACAATCGCCGAGATCCTCGAAAAGCTATACGCAAACCAAGTACTGACGATAGCAGAGTCAGAAACGGTATTTACTGCAGTGGTGCAAGGTGAAATGGACCCTATCGTGCTTTCATCTGTGTTAACAGCATTGAAAATACGTGGTGAACAGCCCGACGAGATCGCGGGGGCTGCACAAGCACTATTAGCGGCAGCAACACCTTTTCCAGCAGTCGATGAACTGCATGCCGATTGCTGCGGTACAGGCGGTGATAACATGAATACCATTAATATCTCCACAACAGCCGCATTTGTCGCTGCTGCTTGTGGGCTAAAAATGACGAAGCATGGTAATCGTAGTGTATCGAGCAAATCAGGTTCTTCAGATTTATTAGAAGCATTTGGCATTAATTTAACGCAAACCCCAGAACAAGCGAAAGCCTGTCTTGATGAATTAGGCATTTGCTTTTTATTCGCGCCGCAATACCACGCTGGTATTCGCCATGCGATGCCTGTGCGCCAAACTCTAAAAACCCGTACCATCTTTAACCTGCTTGGCCCATTGTTAAACCCAACTCGCCCACAAGTACAATTAATGGGTGTGTATGACGAAAGTTTAATTCTACCGATTGCTGAAACCATGGATAAACTCGGTGTACAACGTGCGTTGGTCGTTCACGGTAGCGGCTTAGATGAAGTTGCACTGCACGGTGAAACCAAAGTCGCAGAATTAAATAACGGCATGATCACGGAATATACCATCAGCCCTGAAGACTTTGGCGTCGCACGTTATGACGTAGCAGAACTGCGTGGCGGTGATGCAGCTGAGAATAAAGTGATTATCGAGCGCCTATTATCAGGTCACGGCACTGATGCACAAAAAGCCGCTGTGGCAATCAACGTATCAGCATTGCTAATGGTTGCAGAGATAGCAACAGACTTTAAACACGGCACTGAATTAGCAATGGCTGCGATTGATAATGGCAGCGCATTAGCCTTGATTAACCAGCTCGCAGCAAAAAGTCAGCAAGCTTAG